In Gemmatimonadaceae bacterium, a single genomic region encodes these proteins:
- a CDS encoding hotdog fold thioesterase, protein MTDPAWYHPFRTLGMPGVLGIEILELSEQRVVATMPVDERTVQPFGILHGGASVALAETVASFGAAGCIDRERFAAVGQEINANHIRPKSSGVVTATATPVHIGRTSQVWSIQILDESGSLICISRCTMAIVPRRVP, encoded by the coding sequence GTGACTGATCCCGCTTGGTACCACCCGTTTCGAACACTTGGAATGCCGGGCGTGCTCGGCATCGAGATACTCGAGCTCTCGGAGCAGCGCGTGGTGGCTACGATGCCAGTCGACGAACGGACGGTCCAACCGTTCGGCATTCTCCACGGTGGTGCGTCGGTCGCCCTCGCGGAAACGGTCGCCTCGTTCGGCGCCGCCGGGTGCATCGATCGCGAGCGGTTCGCAGCGGTCGGCCAGGAGATCAACGCCAACCACATTCGCCCCAAGTCCAGCGGCGTCGTCACAGCCACCGCAACCCCCGTCCACATCGGCCGCACGTCACAGGTCTGGTCGATTCAGATCCTGGACGAATCGGGAAGTCTCATCTGTATCTCTCGCTGCACGATGGCGATTGTGCCGAGAAGGGTGCCGTAA